Within Cyprinus carpio isolate SPL01 chromosome A11, ASM1834038v1, whole genome shotgun sequence, the genomic segment aaatgcaggcttgatgagcagaagagacttctttcaaaaacattaaaaatagtaatgtttgagagagagagagagagagagagagagagattttatatatatatatatatatatgaaaaaagttatatatatatatatatatatatatatatatatatatatatatatatgtatatatatgaaatcattttagttatatataaaaaacaattaaaatatatcagtttttatgtatataaaatatatacaaattttgtttataatagCACAACATtgtcaatgttaatttaaatgatCTGCACAATAATCTGTGCTAAATTTACTCTTGTACAGAGTAACTGCTTTTCCAAGTTGTTTACAGTGTTCTTACTGTGCTTTATGTccccaaaatacatttttgtctgAGAACATTTTGTTCATTGAAtaattaaaacagcaatattttgagAGTAGCATGGACATGCAGTCATTTCACTGAAAGCTCTTCTCTTTTTGGTGTTCCATTAATGGTTGTTAATGCATATTATTTGAGGAAACGTTAAGAGACATGGTCTCCTCAAAGATGTTCAGAAAATTATTGGAATTGGATTCTTAGTGAATTGATATCATTTTGTTTGATGGTAGGTTAGATATCATGGACCAATACAGACATTGGTTTTGTATAAACATTCATTCATGCCTCTTTCTGCTCACAGCTCCTGGGTATTTTCATTTGGTTTGGAGTGGTTCCACCTCACACAATTGTCGACTTTGATGAGCTGCATCCCCCCAACCCAGAGTATGCGCGTGGGATCCTGAAATGTGATATGTCAGATCtgtctctgattggctgtctgaGCTACAGTATGGTGCTGATGGTCACGTGTACAGTCTATGCCATTAAGAGCAGAGGGGTTCCTGAGACCTTCAATGAGGCTAAACCCATCGGCTTCACCATGTACACTACCTGTATCATCTGGCTGGCCTTTGTGCCCATATTTTTCGGCACGTCACAATCCACAGAAAAGGTaaattgtaaatgaaatataGATTATGATTATAGACTATGCTTTTGAACAgaggtttttacattttattaggcaataaaaatagatatactttttgttgcaacattttatttatttggatttttccattgctgtatatttttgtatgtaaaaaaagcacattaaaattactaagaaacaaaaacaaaattagcaaaaaaaataaataaataacagtattataaaatacaattattaaataaaacatcagtGAAATACACTGGATCTAAGGATACATTTAAAGAGAACAAAAGAGATATCATATTATCGATTTTCTtacaaaagtatttaatttcatttttatttaatattaccaGAGATACATGCATCACTTACACTGCAATAATTTCACTATTGTTTGACTATAAATCCCTTACTTTCATGCTATTAGTGTAGACGGTTGTCTGGTGCCTGAAATTAACATGACATAGAGAAATATGATCTTCACCCTGAGAGTGTCTAGACGTACATTTCACTAGATTAGATGGTTCTGTTTCAGTTAATGATGCTTTAACATTTACTTGTGGATGCTTCAGCCATAATCAGATAAATAAGACACCTAAAAAAACTGTAGCTAATGTCAGGTTCAGGTAATTGCTATTTAAttgtggtgctgttttgtgttgACCTAAAAGCTGTTCTGATGCTAGCCACACTTCATGCATTTAGTCATTCAATTTTTCACATCTATTCATCCTGTGGGGGATGGTTTTGCTTACAAAGCACAGGGATTTAAAAATGGAAAGTATACTCTGACTAATAGAGAGGTCTTTTAGTGGCCGGTCAACCGCAAAGCTTTTGGCCCTCAGGTGGCCTTCGTGTCTTTTCGTTTCTTGTAAATGAAAAGAAGAGCATGGAAGATTAAAATACCAGACCATACAGCAGGCTGCAGTATatataggtgtatatatatatatatatatatatatatatatatatatatatatatatattatatatatatatatatttatatatatgtcatatacaTACAtgatataagttttttttttcttttttggctcacattaaacaatgaaaaaaatatgtagtcACATACCCGACCTCAAATCAACCTTGCTtgaatacaaaatgtatgcaaattatatGTAGCTCTTACTCTATAGGTTTGTACTGTATAAATTGAAATGTTTGCTTGTGGCTAATTCAGCCCTTTGTCTTACACTATTAATAGTCATTACATTGATTTCCAGGAATTGCACTGTGACAATCAACagagagtttatatatatatatataatttagtgtgtgtgtgtgtgtgtgtgtgtgtgtgtaatgtgcagTGATATCTCAGTGCTAAAGCCCTGAATGCTGATCTGCATCATGTGATAGATCATGGCTGAGGCCAGgctgaaatattacttttaatcttttttctgCCCTGAGCCAGATGTTCATTCAGACCACCACATTGACCGTGTCCATGAGCCTGAGCGCCATGGTTTCCCTAGGCATGTTGTACATCCCCAAAGTCTACGTCATCATCTTCCACCCAGAGCAGAACGTTCAGAAACGCAAGCGCAGCTTCAAAGCCGTGGTCCAGGCAGCCACCATTTCCACTCATCTCTCACAGAAATCCAGCAACAAGCAGAACGGAGAGACCAAAGTTGAACAAGATAGATCCCAATAAAGACCAggaggtaaaataataataataataattttgtatgtttttttttattattattattaattgattgtatatatatatatatacaatcaaaatttgttttttttctactatcTGCAACAATACAAGAGTCCGGGTGAGAAGGACACTAATATAAATGAATAGTACGATATGTACAGGAATTAGAGGATCCGTGGATTCTTTGTGGTGTGGAACTTTCGCTTCGAGACTGAAAGTATTTGTCCCCATTTAATATTTCCCTTGTGACCACAGCATCACCAGTTGAGTTGAAATGATAGATTCATGAATTCATGATGAAAAAGACTCTCCAAACAGATTCTCTttagagaaaagaagaaaaatacaacaGGAAATGTCTTGCACCAGCATCTCTTGAAGGACTAAATGTTTGTCTCTGATGTGTCTAAATGGAATCAGACATTAAACTTGGGCACACATCAGTGAGTCATATTCAGCTTCAGTGTCATCTCCATCCTTATcctaaataaatatcataaaagaCTGAATGAGACTGTTAGAGCTACAGAGACAATGTTGGGATCAAATGTGCTTCAACAATTCAACCAGTGCAGTGCACTCTCTTTGAACTCTTTGGTTTTAAAACTgtgccataattttttttcagaataaatgtTTTAAGTGTCTTGTGTGCGATATTGTGTActcttaattatatttattaagaatTATAGATTACCAAGAAAAAGCAATGACAATCTATAATGaaacagcaaagttttgatcagaGATTTTTAGTTGTATCATGTTTCCTTGAGCTTCCGAAGAAATACTGATTTTAAACAAAGATATACTCTATTGATCAGTATTTATtgactaatttaaattaaaatagtaacatttaaGAGACTGACTTTGAGATCCTTTTATTGTCACATGCAACTGACTTTCAGATCAGTGACTTGTATCTTAGTAAAGGAAAGGGGGAAAGAAGACCTTGCATTATTGTTCAATTACTTGTATTTTGAAATGATGACCATGCAGTTACTGTAAACTCAGGTTCTTACTTAAGCTTACTTAACCTTGATGAATTTTGTGGGTGTCTTGTTTTCGTTTAAGAGATGTAAAAGAACACTGGAATAAAAACATATTGATTGAATGCATGttgtaaaaaaatgataaaaaaaaaaaaatcctgaaaaataaattgatatgTAAGAAATCATATGTTTGGGATTGTGCGTGTTTTTGTTCTTATAGTGTTTTAGAACAGAGTTACATCCAATGATCCATTTACTCTGGGGATTTTCACCCATTGTTCCCTATCATATAAAATCATGTTAGTTTCTCATTGACTTTAGTATGTGTGAGGGGTGAagtgtttgaaaatgtgtttagaTTCAAACTTTCTATAGACATTAAATGTAATCTCTTAAATGACACAAATGGTCATTTTACACAAATTGATTGACTGATGAATcattgtttctgttcttttgctttagTATGCTATATTGTtgttcaaaataactaaaattatgtGGCAAAGCAATAATGTGCTCAACACACCTGGAACTAGTTCATAGCCATGCAATTATAGAATGATTATGAACCAATTAGAATCAAGATTCAGCGATGACAAACATGAGACACACTTATtgactttttaaagggatagttcaccccaaaaatgaaaattctgtcatcatttactcaccctcgttccaaacctgtatgagttttttttctgtttagcacaaaagaagatattttgaagaatgcgaGTTGGCAAATAGTTGAtggccattgacttccatagtatatgagaaaaaaaaaaaaaaaaaaaaaaaaaaaaaatatatatatatatatatatatatatatatatatatatatatatatatatatatatatatataatgtatgttaaaaagtcaatggctacttcAATTAGTTTAGTTATCAAcaacaattttcaaaaacattattttgtgttcagcagacaaagaaattaatacatttaaaatttgtttaaaatatattaagcaaatCTACACGGTCACAAAAACTGGTTCTTATGTGGTATTCACTGGAAAGGGTCAAGAACCATAGTCAATAGAAGGGTTAATGCGGTAGGGGGCAGTACAAAGCAATATGAGCCCCTTTGTCCGCACAAAGCAAAGCGTCGGAAGTGACGTAAAAATCGCATTGTGGTTTGTTGATGTTTGTGTCAAACGCTCGGTCTGTCGGTGTGACGGAAGAAAAACCTCGAAAACGAAGGAATAAAGTCCATCTGTGACGACTGTGTTAATTCACCGACACCCCGTATTATGTTAGGACGGGTGTAACTATACATACAGCGAACAAACTGTTCATAGAGAAGCGAAAACGACCGTTTATGCTCTGTGTGTAACTCATAACAACACAAATCAGCGCACGCTGGGTCAGCGATGACAATCCTCCCGAAGAAGAAACCAGCCTCTACAGCCGGTGGCGGTGATCATACGGACGAACCGGACAGAAGAGGCAGCTCTGAGTCGCACCCTCATCCCCTCGCGGGACGATCGGTGTCCAGACCCAGGGCCTCTCCGCCGCCGTGGACATACCAGGCCACACCGCACACGTCCAGAGAGGAGCGGCGGATCGAGGCGAGCGCTCGCCCGCAGCAGGCCTCCCCGCAGCCCGGTGCCGCTGGAGCACCGGTCGCGCAGTGCGAAGGGAACGCGAACTCGGTTGTGGTTGCAGGTCGTGTCGAGCTGCCCTGCGGCACAGGTGGTGTCGGAAGCTGCTGCTCAGGACCTGGACTCAGCAAGCGGAGACGGCAGGCGGTCTGCTCCAGCGGTTTGACAGGTGGAGGAGGTAGAGCTGGAGGCGGAGGAGGGGGCGGTAGTCCAGTCTCGGAACCCGAGGAGGGAGCTGGAGGCAACAACAGTGAGGATGAATATGAGAATGCGGCCAGACTTCAGGTTGTGGACCCCGCCACAGTCGAGCAGGTATTGGATAATTGCATTTGTCAGAATACTTGGCAACACAAGAACAGGTTGCCAGTTGTGTCATCCTCTAAAAAGCATTAAATGCGTAGCTGCTCTTCTAAAGCATAACGGAAAGGTTTTTAATTCTCTCTACATGTTCACTGTTACCGTAAATATTATTGTAAACGTTTTAATGTCATTCAttcttgaaataaaagaaatagagGTTCTCCTAAGATATACTGTAACGTTACTAGActgaatgaaaattctgtcgtcatATACCcccctcatttcgttccaaatctgtataacTTTTGGGTGTTTTGAGTTTTGGTCTTTTAATTATTGACTGATTAGACAAATTCATGCTTTGGTAAAACAGAATTATTTACATATGAAGGTAatcattttatctcacaattatgacataaaaccttgagataaaaagttgaaattatggaCATAAGCTCATAAAAGTAACCCtgcataatgaaaacaaaattaaagtggATGCTGACTGAGCTTGGCATTTATTATTCTGTGGAAATTGGATGTTAGTCAGAAAGTTTTTTTGAATCAACTATTAAACTTTATGCCCAAAATACTTTTTGGAGACACTGTCTATTTTGGTGTTATATGTACTCGACTGCTCGTTGTCCTATAATATACTTTCCTGGTTACTTTTTGGCCTACAGCAAGAAGAATGGTTTGAGAAAGCCTTAAGGGAAAAGAAAGGCTTTGAAATCAAAAAAATGAACGAAGATGGAGCATGTCTTTTCAGAGCAGTCGGTAATATTTCTCTTCTGTGTCTATTTAAGAGTTATTTACTTGAAAGCTGAGTTAGTTTGCCTTTAGGAAATATGCTGTGCTTTGAATGCGCTGAAATTACAGTTTAGCAATGCAGATGTAATCATGTGGCTTTTTCAGCGCATAGGGAACATATTGTGGCAGGGTTTCCACAATTAGAGAAACCCTAGAACTATCAAATTTTCAGTGCTAAAGTAGTCATGGAAATTATTAAAACCTttgacaaaaatctaaaaaatgtctAGTTGCAATatctataaaattattttgtaaagtaATTATGAATGACTGGTAAAGTCATTGACAATTGACACAATTATGGATTAAACAtgtaatagtgttattttagtattatttatatattaatacagcttttattaatgttttgaattagcttttatttttatattttaagtttacattttaatttgcgCTTTTAtcgttttatcttttttttttttttttttttaaagctgatcAAGTATATGGGGACCAAGATATGCATGATGAGGTACGGAAGCAGTGTATGGATTATTTGGTGAGTCAGttcatattgaaatataaatgatttgcatttaaaaaaaaaaacagttaactttgaaatgtgaattttacccTTTTTAATTATTGACCGAGGtgctgttttgattttttgtttatactTGCACTGCAGACGAAAAATGCGGATTACTTCTCCAGTTATGTCACAGAGGACTTCACCACATACATTAACAGAAAGAGGAAGAACAACTGTCATGGGAACCACATTGAGATGCAGGCCATGGCAGAAATGTACAACCGGCCGGTGGAGGTTTACCAGTATGGCGTAGGTTAGTTAATATCTGTTAAATTTCTGGCATCTTATAGGCTGTCTGTGGTAAATTTTAGGAAAGAAGAggaaataagttttaattttatttgaaaattccCAATTTCCAGAGCCAATAAATACGTTCCACGGCATCCAAGAGAATAACGACGAGCCGATACGTGTCAGTTACCATAAAAACATCCATTATAACTCTGTGGTGAATCCCTACAAGGCCAGTATTGGGGTAGGGCTGGGCCTCCCCTCCTTCAAACCGGGGGTAGGTGTTGTAAATAAGATGCAAAAGTGTTTAcccttataatatttttttcactcaataatgaaaatttgctgaaaatgtactcgccctcaggtTTTCTTCAtaagtttagcattacatcacttgcttaccaatggatcctctgctgtgaatgggtgccgtcagagtgagagttCAACAGCTAATAAACAACTCACAaggcattaattgatggactgcagtcgtgtggattattgtgatgtttttatcagctgtttgaactctcattctgacggcacccattcactgcagaggatccattggtgagcctAATCACCAGTCACCAGATCatttccaataaagaaacaaacttatctacatcttttatggcctgagggtgagtaaatttttattttttggatgaactgttcctttaatatttcttattttgtttgtgtttagtaCGCTGACCAGTGTCTCATGAAAAACGCCATTAAGACGTCTGAGGAGTCTTGGATTGAGCAGCAAATGCTGGAGGACAAGAAGAGAGCAACAGATTGGGAGGCCACCAATGAGGCCATCGAGGAGCAGGTGGCTCGTGAGTCCTACTTGCAGTGGCTTCAGGACCAAGAGAAGCAAGCAAGACAGGTATGAAACCATCCCACCCGTCCTAATCCAACTAagtttaaacaactttaaaacatttcCCTCTCTGCTTTTCCATTCAGCCTCGTAAAGCCAGTGCCACCTGCAGTTCTGCCACAGCTGCTACATCCAGCGGCTTTGAGGACTGGGGATGCCGGTCTCCCCGTCAGCGCAGCTCTGCCCCCTCTCCAGAGCACCCAGGCCCTGCTCACCCTGAACCCTCTGTCAAACCCCCCTCCCCAGCTGGAGCTTCTCTAGTTCTTCCTAAACCCCCGTCACCATGTGCCCcaggtatgtatgtatatgtatgttttctttgcttacactAATATGCATTTCTTGCTTACTAACTTGTTCTTCCTGGCCTTCTTTTCGGTCCAAGTCATCAGTCTTCTGCCAACTCTTCCCTTGTGTCTCTCTACCCAGCCCTGGGCTACAGGACTCTAATGCAGGATATGTCACCTACTGCCTTTGGTATGGTGTCATATGCTTCTGTATAAATGTTTGTTGATCTGCACTACATGTCTTTAAACAAGCTTACTTAATTAGGTGGTTGATTTCTTTTTAGGTTTAACAGATTGGGAAGATGATGACGTTCTGGCCTCAGTTCTGGCTGCTTCACAACAAGAATACCTCGACAGCTTGAAGAAAAATACAATGCACAGAGAATCTTCTCCAGACTGCAGTTGATAAAATGGACAGCACAACTTGCAGCACAAACCACAGAACAGCTGCATTTCTATATTTCATCGCCTTGCAATGTTTCTTCCTCTCCACTCTTTATAAATACCACTGTATTctgatcttttttctttttcatttttttggctAACCCATTTTCCTTAATTTCATTAAGCTTCATGGACCTAGTTAGgtgcatgtttaaataaataaacatagtaaaattaatattaaaaatatcaacaaGCTGTTTATTATTATCAGGTGTTTTCATTATTTCAGCAGAATAAATTATACTAATTATTAGTATaagaatgttgaaaatgtttagattttttttcttcttctgatttTTCCAATATTGACAAATGCAGCACAGCAAGCTGCAGGTTTTTGGTTATTTAAAGATGAACAATAAACAATTTGAATTCATGCTTTGATGTTTGCACACTGTACAGAAGTATTTAGTGAAACTTGAGGTTTCTGTTTCTCTAGTTTCTGAACATGTAATCATATAacatatgaaacacacacacacacatatatcaatTGCTAAGTACAAATTGTGTTCGTTATATGgtttatatattgtgtatattatacatatatgtaattgtatacatttatatattgtgtataaagatagatatgtatgtgtgttaatatggaaatatatagaataacatatataaatagatagataggttGATTGATACACacacgtatgtgtgtgtatttatatatatatatatatatatatatatatatatatatatatatacatacatatatatatatatataactgccaACTGTcaatcaagactgcatttatttgatcaaaaatacagattttttttttttttttaaagtttaaaatacttaaaaaaaaaaaaacataaacaaacattactaaaaacaaacactcaaaaaaaaaaaaacaaaagtgtggacacacacacattcttataaatgtagtgtgtatatatagaaaatTATAGTGTGGTATAAATCTTGATATATTCTtctattttcaaacatttcaaaacaaatcaaCCGTAACTATTTGTtactaagtgttttttttaacgtCAGGCTTCCTGGAGCAGCCGGCGGCTGAGTCAGTTTCGCTGAGCGAAAGCTAAGGATGATCTTGGTTTTTATTTATcgttattaatttaatcaatcaGACATGAATGTGATTATGACGATTAGTAAATCAGGTCACGAGAGGAATCATTCATCGCGGGAGATCATGAGCTTTTCCCATAAATAACGTAACGCTAGTCTAGCTGAAGTTACTGTCCTGTAATCTGCTTGATTGCGCTGTAATTTGAACCAATCcttattgtttaaataatttcgATTAATAGTCATTCGTCGTTATTAAAGTTTCTGCGGCAGAAGAGGTGCGTGACAGTGTTCGAACTCCATGAGCTCTTATAGATATGGGATAACATCAATAATCAGATTAAACGGTTTAAGACTTCACATTTGTACACGAAGTACGAATCTTCATTAATTAAATTGCTTTGCtgatatatttgtaatttgattTGGTGTTATTAAGTCACTTTTTCGTTATAAATTCAGCTGTTTGCATGTTGACATGGATCAGAGGAGTCAAGAGAGTGGAAATATGGAGGAGGTGCAGATATGTGATCCATCAATCCTTCCACAATATCTGGATCAGACAGGTAATGTTTCGCGCTAGTTCACTAGTTAAACGTGTGTTATAGTGGCTGACATGCTGATTCTACTCTGCTTTCCAGATGTTGCGTACTCAGATAGTGATGTCCCATCAGAAAACCATTGTGTGAATGAAGATCACAGGATGCCTTCAGACCCAGAGGGGCTCTTGGAGTCAGCAGACCCTACATCAAAAGAGAGCAGCCTGCCACAAGGGCCTTCAACAGATATGCAACAGCTCCACATCGATGAAGACCGGTCTCTGTGTGCCGGTGGTTCAGAGACCGATTCTGGGAAAGCATCGGAGGACTCTGCATTAGCAGACAGTGGCCAGGATGACTCGGGTGAGTTTGTCGTAACCATGTTAGCCCGGGGTAAGATCGAAGAGCAGGGATTGGGTATTAAAGAAGTCTCGTCCCCTTTATCCGAGAACGGCACACCTCTGGGACCTCCCTCGCACAGGAACGAGGATGTGACGGCGGATAGTTGGAGACAGCACAGGAAGCATGTGTTTGTGCTGAGCGAGGCTGGGAAGCC encodes:
- the LOC109074770 gene encoding OTU domain-containing protein 5-A-like; amino-acid sequence: MTILPKKKPASTAGGGDHTDEPDRRGSSESHPHPLAGRSVSRPRASPPPWTYQATPHTSREERRIEASARPQQASPQPGAAGAPVAQCEGNANSVVVAGRVELPCGTGGVGSCCSGPGLSKRRRQAVCSSGLTGGGGRAGGGGGGGSPVSEPEEGAGGNNSEDEYENAARLQVVDPATVEQQEEWFEKALREKKGFEIKKMNEDGACLFRAVADQVYGDQDMHDEVRKQCMDYLTKNADYFSSYVTEDFTTYINRKRKNNCHGNHIEMQAMAEMYNRPVEVYQYGVEPINTFHGIQENNDEPIRVSYHKNIHYNSVVNPYKASIGVGLGLPSFKPGYADQCLMKNAIKTSEESWIEQQMLEDKKRATDWEATNEAIEEQVARESYLQWLQDQEKQARQPRKASATCSSATAATSSGFEDWGCRSPRQRSSAPSPEHPGPAHPEPSVKPPSPAGASLVLPKPPSPCAPGPSHQSSANSSLVSLYPALGYRTLMQDMSPTAFGLTDWEDDDVLASVLAASQQEYLDSLKKNTMHRESSPDCS